A window of the Schlesneria paludicola DSM 18645 genome harbors these coding sequences:
- a CDS encoding PVC-type heme-binding CxxCH protein — MAQLNPMALVMLVGCIGFSASVLHAQEKSLAELMPRIPPRTPAEAQKSFKLERGFSLELVAAEPNVVDPIDAAFDEHGRMYVVEMNDYPFLPEQRVEKYKQQRPETWGRIRLLTDTNGDGRMDKSVIFADKLRWPQSVICSQGGVFVIAPPSLYFMKDTDGDDVADVKEIVCTGFNSSNVQALSNGLEWGRDNAIYFSSGIAGGDLTVPAHNGKPEYKFTPGRRDLRLDPKTRELTMVSGGQQFGHTIDNWGDRFICNNSNHIIHVAWPLNYLERNPLLAIPDMTRSIAKEGAAATVFRTSTAEPWRLVRTARRAADPEMKKRLPASELVPIGFFTSATGVTVYRGGAYPTEFRGDVFIGDCGGNLVHRKKLTPNGISFIASRADENVEFLTSDDNWFRPVNFVNAPDGTLYVLDMYRETIEHPISIPDDIKAFVDLESGHDKGRVWRLVPPGFHREAPPDLGKLTALELVAKLKSPHGTIRDTAQRMIVERNEQSAVEPLRQLVSSADSTVTPEARAHAIWSLQGLNALAAGDVMVALKDSDEHLRELGLRLVPKFIQTAPDLAKVVLALGNDPASRVRWQLAFTLGELPAQYAVPGLRSIADKAAADADLRTAWLSSCYSQMGAIAKELLAANSDAVQPLLADLARLIGSAADSHDSVVLLGSTMQDAVPESTKISVLLALGDGVQRRGTTFQKILTDASSGAATRASLDSFFQRISKLAADPAVPEASRLSAVRLLALGNADLAQQVLPELLTPQTIPSLQIAAVKSLATHGTPAAYGALLEPWKTFGPATRAEVVDNLVQSGGGAIVLLEAIKASTIKPGEIDRDKRQVLMSHPQARVKELAKEVLAEPVSNRKEVVAAFQPALELTGDAARGRLLYAKTCAQCHRVGTSGHQVGPDFVSVQNKSPADLLIAILDPNREAQPSFQTYTAVTKEGKIHTGIISSETAASVTLRRAEAKEDVLLRDTLDELVSNAVSLMPEGLEKDLSPQQLADIIAAIKSGQ; from the coding sequence GTGGCTCAGTTGAATCCCATGGCCCTGGTGATGCTGGTTGGTTGCATCGGATTTTCGGCGTCAGTGCTTCATGCGCAAGAAAAAAGTCTCGCCGAATTGATGCCGCGAATTCCGCCCCGAACGCCTGCGGAGGCTCAGAAATCGTTCAAGCTTGAACGAGGGTTTTCGTTGGAACTGGTCGCGGCGGAGCCGAATGTCGTCGACCCGATTGATGCGGCATTCGACGAGCATGGTCGCATGTACGTCGTCGAGATGAATGACTACCCATTTTTGCCCGAACAGCGGGTCGAAAAGTACAAGCAACAGCGGCCCGAGACCTGGGGGCGGATTCGTCTCTTGACCGATACGAACGGCGACGGGCGAATGGATAAGAGCGTCATTTTTGCGGACAAGTTGCGCTGGCCGCAGTCGGTGATCTGCTCACAGGGTGGCGTCTTTGTGATCGCTCCGCCAAGCCTCTACTTCATGAAAGATACAGACGGTGACGACGTCGCGGACGTTAAAGAGATCGTGTGCACGGGCTTCAATTCATCCAATGTCCAAGCCCTTTCGAATGGTCTGGAGTGGGGGCGGGATAACGCAATCTACTTCTCTTCAGGTATTGCTGGTGGCGATTTGACCGTTCCCGCTCACAATGGCAAACCTGAGTACAAATTCACGCCCGGTCGACGCGATTTGCGGCTTGATCCCAAAACTCGCGAGCTGACGATGGTTTCAGGGGGGCAGCAGTTTGGGCACACAATCGACAATTGGGGTGATCGATTCATCTGCAACAACAGTAACCACATCATCCATGTGGCTTGGCCGCTGAACTATCTGGAGCGCAATCCCCTGCTCGCAATTCCGGACATGACACGTTCGATCGCAAAAGAAGGTGCCGCGGCCACGGTCTTCCGGACGAGCACAGCAGAGCCCTGGCGCCTGGTCAGGACGGCGCGCCGGGCGGCGGATCCCGAGATGAAGAAGCGGCTGCCCGCTTCGGAGCTTGTTCCGATCGGCTTTTTTACGTCTGCAACGGGTGTTACGGTCTATCGTGGCGGCGCTTATCCCACCGAATTTCGTGGCGATGTCTTCATTGGAGACTGCGGCGGCAATCTGGTGCACCGGAAGAAGTTGACGCCCAATGGCATCAGCTTCATCGCATCCCGCGCGGATGAGAATGTCGAGTTCCTGACCTCCGATGACAACTGGTTCCGCCCCGTCAACTTTGTGAACGCCCCAGATGGAACTCTATACGTATTGGATATGTACCGCGAAACGATCGAACATCCGATCTCGATTCCGGACGACATCAAGGCGTTTGTTGATCTGGAGTCGGGGCATGACAAGGGGCGCGTCTGGCGGCTCGTTCCACCTGGTTTTCACCGGGAAGCACCACCAGACCTCGGCAAGCTCACGGCTCTTGAGCTGGTCGCCAAGTTGAAGTCGCCGCATGGCACAATCCGCGACACCGCGCAGCGGATGATTGTTGAGCGGAATGAACAGTCGGCTGTTGAGCCGTTGCGTCAACTTGTCTCGTCAGCCGACTCCACCGTGACGCCGGAAGCGCGTGCGCATGCAATCTGGTCGTTGCAGGGGCTGAACGCTTTGGCTGCGGGGGATGTCATGGTGGCGCTGAAGGATTCCGACGAGCACCTGCGTGAGCTCGGCTTGCGATTGGTACCCAAATTCATCCAGACCGCGCCCGACCTGGCGAAGGTTGTACTGGCCCTCGGCAATGACCCAGCATCCCGTGTTCGCTGGCAGTTGGCCTTTACGCTGGGAGAATTGCCGGCGCAGTATGCCGTACCGGGTTTGAGGTCGATTGCTGACAAGGCGGCCGCCGATGCCGACTTGCGAACGGCATGGTTGTCATCGTGCTACTCACAGATGGGGGCCATTGCGAAAGAGTTGCTTGCGGCGAATTCGGACGCCGTTCAGCCGTTGCTCGCCGATCTGGCGCGGCTGATTGGTTCTGCGGCGGATTCGCATGACAGCGTGGTGCTGCTGGGTTCAACGATGCAAGACGCTGTTCCCGAATCGACGAAGATTTCAGTGTTGCTGGCACTGGGGGACGGTGTTCAGCGCCGCGGCACGACGTTTCAGAAAATTTTGACGGATGCGTCCTCGGGGGCAGCAACGCGGGCCTCCCTGGATTCCTTCTTCCAGCGGATCAGCAAGTTGGCTGCTGATCCGGCGGTTCCGGAAGCGAGCCGACTCTCTGCCGTGCGGCTGCTGGCGCTCGGGAACGCGGATTTGGCGCAGCAGGTTCTGCCAGAGCTACTAACGCCTCAAACGATTCCCTCGTTGCAGATCGCAGCCGTTAAGTCGTTGGCCACTCATGGCACGCCAGCGGCCTATGGGGCACTGCTCGAACCCTGGAAGACATTCGGTCCCGCGACGCGTGCGGAAGTTGTCGACAATCTTGTCCAGTCGGGTGGGGGAGCGATCGTCCTGTTAGAGGCGATCAAAGCGTCCACGATCAAGCCGGGTGAAATCGATCGCGACAAGCGGCAAGTCTTGATGAGTCATCCGCAGGCGCGAGTCAAGGAGTTGGCGAAAGAGGTTCTCGCCGAGCCTGTTAGCAATCGCAAAGAGGTTGTTGCGGCCTTCCAACCTGCGTTGGAGCTGACGGGGGATGCGGCACGTGGCAGGTTGCTCTATGCAAAAACCTGTGCGCAGTGTCACCGTGTCGGCACGTCAGGGCATCAGGTCGGGCCCGATTTCGTCAGTGTTCAAAACAAATCCCCGGCGGACCTGTTGATTGCGATTCTCGATCCAAATCGCGAAGCGCAGCCGAGCTTTCAGACCTACACGGCGGTGACGAAGGAAGGGAAGATTCACACGGGAATTATCTCATCCGAGACGGCTGCCAGTGTCACCTTGCGGCGTGCGGAAGCCAAAGAGGATGTCCTGCTGCGCGATACACTCGATGAACTGGTCTCGAATGCCGTTTCGCTGATGCCGGAAGGTCTGGAAAAAGATCTCAGCCCACAACAACTGGCCGACATTATCGCGGCAATTAAGAGTGGCCAATGA
- the rpsO gene encoding 30S ribosomal protein S15: MSITKERKTEMMQQYRRTEADTGSPEVQIAVLSHRIAQLTEHFKLHNKDHAGRRGLLMLVSKRRRLLKYLEATDLGRYADVIKKIGLRK; the protein is encoded by the coding sequence ATGTCGATTACGAAAGAACGAAAAACGGAGATGATGCAGCAGTACCGGCGTACGGAAGCCGATACGGGATCTCCAGAGGTTCAGATTGCGGTTCTCTCGCACCGCATTGCTCAATTGACTGAGCATTTCAAGCTGCACAACAAAGATCATGCGGGTCGTCGCGGACTGTTGATGCTGGTGAGCAAGCGTCGTCGTTTGCTGAAATATCTTGAAGCGACCGATCTGGGTCGCTATGCAGACGTGATCAAGAAGATCGGTTTGCGTAAGTAG
- the pnp gene encoding polyribonucleotide nucleotidyltransferase produces MKVVVQKEFAGRTISLTTGEMAKQAAGAVLVQFGDTVVFVAAQNGPSRPGTDFFPLTCDYRERSAAAGKFPGGFIKREGRPTQKEILTSRLTDRPIRPLFPEGYVDEVQVMSNVLSVDSENDPDVLSIIGASAALSIAPVPFNGPIAAVRVGMIDEQFVLMPTREQIKVSRLDLVVAGSKDSVLMIEGFAQQLPEDQMADAIMFAHRAIAELCALQEEFKQKAGRPAFAAPAAPENPFHAALREKAYNALRDSKVSSVKAERSGGTKQLKEQLVAEYFPEGATTTSNGWTREQFSAAFEQLQYRVVRDLILENKRLDGRTPQDLRAVSCEVGVLPGVHGSALFTRGETQSLATITLGTARDTQRVEGLFEETLKRFMLDYNFPSYSVGECRPIRGPGRREIGHGALAERSVYSVIPAEDKFPYTIRVISDIMESNGSSSMASVCSATLSLMDAGVPITQPVAGISIGLVKEKDRFVLLTDIMGDEDHFGDMDFKVAGTQKGVTGIQLDLKIDGINEEIIRATLEQARKARIELLKTMLTSIRRPRGEISVNAPRLLRTKIDPAKIGLLIGPGGKTIRAIQEETGATIDITDDGTVMIACTKSEGAEDALARVEAMTEEIKVGRVYNGTVSSVKDFGAFIEIAPGKDGLCHISELSTGYVKSVDEICKVGDKLQVKVIAIDDQNRVKLSRKAVLAEQGEGAAPEEAAPAADLDD; encoded by the coding sequence GTGAAAGTTGTCGTTCAAAAAGAGTTCGCCGGGCGAACCATCAGTCTTACAACCGGTGAAATGGCCAAGCAAGCGGCAGGGGCCGTCTTGGTTCAATTCGGTGACACTGTCGTCTTCGTCGCCGCACAAAATGGCCCATCGCGTCCGGGAACGGATTTCTTTCCGCTCACCTGTGACTATCGCGAGCGTTCCGCTGCGGCCGGGAAATTTCCTGGCGGCTTCATCAAGCGAGAAGGACGGCCGACCCAGAAGGAAATCCTGACGAGCCGACTGACCGACCGACCAATCCGTCCCTTGTTTCCAGAAGGGTATGTCGACGAAGTCCAGGTCATGTCAAACGTCCTGTCTGTCGATTCCGAAAACGATCCAGACGTCCTCTCCATCATCGGGGCGAGTGCTGCTCTCAGCATCGCCCCTGTGCCGTTTAATGGGCCGATCGCGGCCGTCCGTGTGGGCATGATCGACGAGCAATTCGTCCTGATGCCAACCCGCGAGCAAATTAAGGTCAGCCGCCTGGACCTGGTTGTCGCCGGCAGCAAAGACTCGGTCTTGATGATCGAAGGCTTCGCACAACAGTTGCCAGAAGACCAGATGGCCGACGCGATCATGTTCGCACATCGGGCAATTGCAGAACTGTGCGCATTGCAAGAAGAATTCAAGCAGAAAGCGGGTCGCCCCGCCTTCGCCGCGCCAGCTGCCCCTGAAAACCCTTTCCACGCAGCACTCCGCGAAAAAGCCTACAATGCACTGCGTGACAGCAAAGTTTCGAGCGTCAAGGCCGAACGAAGCGGCGGCACGAAACAACTGAAGGAACAACTGGTCGCCGAGTATTTCCCTGAAGGCGCCACGACGACGTCGAATGGATGGACTCGCGAACAATTCTCAGCAGCGTTCGAACAACTGCAGTATCGCGTGGTGCGTGACCTGATCCTCGAGAACAAGCGACTCGATGGACGCACTCCGCAAGATCTGCGTGCCGTTTCGTGCGAAGTGGGTGTCCTGCCCGGTGTCCACGGATCAGCATTGTTTACCCGTGGTGAAACCCAGTCGCTGGCGACAATCACCCTGGGGACGGCTCGCGACACGCAACGCGTCGAGGGGTTGTTCGAAGAGACGCTCAAGCGATTCATGCTTGACTACAACTTCCCGTCATACTCCGTCGGCGAATGCCGACCAATCCGCGGCCCCGGTCGTCGTGAAATCGGCCACGGTGCTCTCGCAGAGCGATCGGTTTACTCGGTGATCCCCGCCGAAGACAAGTTCCCGTACACGATCCGTGTCATTTCAGACATCATGGAATCGAACGGCAGCAGTTCGATGGCCAGCGTTTGCAGTGCAACGCTCAGCCTGATGGACGCCGGTGTGCCAATCACACAGCCCGTCGCTGGCATCTCGATCGGTCTCGTCAAAGAGAAAGATCGTTTTGTGCTGCTCACCGACATCATGGGCGACGAAGACCATTTCGGTGACATGGACTTCAAGGTGGCCGGCACCCAGAAGGGTGTGACGGGCATCCAGCTCGACCTAAAAATCGACGGCATCAACGAAGAGATCATTCGTGCCACGCTTGAGCAAGCGCGCAAAGCACGCATCGAACTGCTGAAGACGATGCTGACCTCGATTCGTCGGCCACGCGGCGAGATCTCGGTCAACGCACCACGATTGCTCCGTACGAAAATCGATCCGGCGAAGATAGGTCTGCTGATCGGCCCCGGTGGTAAGACGATTCGTGCCATCCAGGAAGAAACGGGCGCCACGATCGACATCACCGATGACGGCACAGTCATGATCGCCTGCACGAAGAGCGAAGGTGCCGAAGACGCTCTGGCTCGCGTCGAAGCGATGACCGAAGAAATCAAGGTCGGTCGCGTGTACAACGGGACGGTGAGCTCGGTGAAGGATTTCGGTGCCTTCATTGAAATCGCCCCCGGCAAAGACGGCCTGTGCCACATCAGCGAACTGTCAACCGGATATGTCAAATCGGTTGATGAGATCTGCAAAGTGGGTGACAAACTGCAGGTCAAGGTCATCGCCATCGACGACCAGAATCGTGTCAAGCTTTCACGCAAGGCCGTTCTGGCAGAGCAAGGTGAAGGCGCGGCACCAGAAGAAGCCGCTCCGGCTGCTGATCTGGACGACTGA
- a CDS encoding sensor histidine kinase yields MDQTQAQSDHQSLARDHERLLSQYAEIATLAGGLAHEIRNPLSTMTLNLDLLREDLLAAESPRERRMLQKVDSLRKQCVLLERLLNDFLQFARVGALQKKLADLNQLVVEFIEFYQPLAKEQGIDISPHLATNLPQVEIDTQLFLQVLTNLSRNAQQAMPRGGVLELLTYSRGDRVILEIIDSGEGMSTETQARMFDTFFSTKPDGSGLGLPTVRKIVEAHRGTILCDSEPGQGTRFSISLPEANNSASA; encoded by the coding sequence ATGGACCAAACGCAAGCTCAAAGTGACCATCAGAGTCTCGCACGCGACCACGAGCGGCTACTATCTCAGTATGCCGAAATTGCGACACTGGCGGGTGGTCTGGCTCACGAGATACGCAATCCATTGTCGACGATGACGTTGAACTTGGACCTGCTGCGTGAAGACCTGCTCGCCGCCGAATCCCCTCGTGAGCGGCGAATGCTGCAGAAGGTGGACTCACTTCGCAAGCAATGCGTTCTGCTCGAACGATTGCTGAACGATTTCCTTCAATTTGCTCGGGTCGGGGCACTTCAGAAGAAGCTGGCGGACCTGAATCAGCTTGTGGTGGAGTTCATCGAGTTCTACCAGCCGCTGGCCAAAGAGCAGGGAATCGACATCAGTCCACATCTGGCGACCAATCTGCCGCAGGTCGAAATTGATACTCAGCTTTTCCTGCAGGTTCTTACGAATTTGTCACGCAACGCGCAACAAGCGATGCCCCGCGGCGGCGTTCTGGAGCTTTTGACGTATTCGCGTGGCGACCGAGTCATCCTGGAAATCATCGATTCGGGCGAAGGCATGTCGACCGAAACCCAGGCACGCATGTTTGACACCTTCTTTTCGACGAAACCCGACGGCAGTGGATTGGGATTGCCGACGGTTCGGAAAATCGTGGAAGCACATCGCGGAACAATCTTGTGCGACAGTGAACCGGGACAAGGCACGCGATTCAGCATCAGCTTGCCCGAAGCGAACAATTCTGCGTCTGCCTGA
- a CDS encoding Minf_1886 family protein, with product MPLTKSPRPKLKFHPHAYLFITDALSEAQTSSGRDHQSETGGHVSARELLEGVRTLGQRRFGMMATAVFQHWGISTTGDVGRIVFELIELGEMKKTDNDQFGDFVNVYSFDDAFNSDYAIDVSKAFKIT from the coding sequence ATGCCTCTCACGAAATCGCCCCGCCCGAAATTGAAATTTCACCCTCACGCGTACCTTTTCATTACTGACGCGCTCTCCGAAGCACAGACTTCGTCTGGACGCGACCATCAAAGCGAAACAGGTGGTCACGTGTCCGCGCGCGAATTGCTGGAAGGTGTACGGACACTTGGACAGCGGCGCTTCGGCATGATGGCAACTGCGGTCTTCCAGCACTGGGGGATCTCAACGACCGGTGACGTGGGGCGAATCGTCTTTGAGCTGATCGAGCTCGGTGAGATGAAGAAAACCGACAATGACCAGTTTGGCGACTTCGTCAATGTTTACTCATTCGATGACGCTTTTAACTCGGATTACGCCATCGACGTCTCGAAGGCGTTTAAAATCACGTAG
- a CDS encoding EscU/YscU/HrcU family type III secretion system export apparatus switch protein yields MFQDDLAERTLPPTERRRREARARGEVARSPELTAAVILLAFCGLIRTLGFGCATTLAALMRSAISGPPALSLNTNTGAALLTSALQTMAELIAPILLLLLICGLLTNLIQTGLLWTPAILLPRFRLGGLGTGLRLGDAIRQVAKLLALGITLWWSLSSLDWQYRTIGASDTLSMLVLPAENIITVCFALAFVLLLFAALDYGLKFWHLHERLKMTIDERRSEQREEELDPRIKRRLRAGRATSEITGPSRIE; encoded by the coding sequence ATGTTCCAGGATGACTTAGCCGAGCGAACGTTACCTCCGACCGAACGCCGCCGGCGCGAGGCGCGAGCCCGTGGTGAGGTGGCTCGAAGCCCCGAACTGACTGCCGCCGTCATACTTCTGGCCTTTTGCGGTTTGATCCGCACACTCGGATTTGGCTGCGCCACAACGCTGGCTGCCTTGATGCGTTCTGCGATTTCAGGACCGCCGGCGCTCTCGCTGAACACCAATACCGGTGCGGCATTATTGACCTCAGCACTGCAAACGATGGCTGAGTTAATTGCGCCGATTCTGCTGCTGCTGCTGATTTGCGGCCTGCTTACCAATCTCATTCAGACCGGATTGCTCTGGACGCCTGCCATATTGCTGCCGCGATTCCGACTTGGTGGCCTCGGAACCGGACTTCGACTGGGAGATGCGATTCGACAAGTGGCCAAGTTGCTGGCACTTGGCATCACGTTGTGGTGGTCACTGTCGTCGCTGGATTGGCAATACCGCACAATTGGAGCCAGCGACACGCTGTCGATGCTCGTGCTGCCAGCCGAGAACATCATCACAGTCTGCTTCGCCCTAGCGTTCGTGTTGCTCCTCTTCGCAGCACTCGACTACGGATTGAAATTCTGGCACCTGCACGAGCGGCTGAAAATGACGATTGACGAACGCCGCAGCGAACAACGCGAAGAAGAACTCGACCCACGCATCAAACGACGTCTCCGTGCGGGAAGGGCGACGAGCGAGATCACAGGTCCTTCTCGAATCGAGTGA
- a CDS encoding DUF4956 domain-containing protein has product MSDWIATSAAAGIDLTPWEIGFRLGLATVAGFVVAAIGYLSHGHRKSDAPMLLSTLVLLTVLIAMVTMVIGNSVARAFGLVGALSIVRFRTVVDDTRDTAFVIFAVIVGMAIGAGTYMVPVVGIPLVGIAAILLDRSRLNRQQQRHSHQLTIRLGAGRDPLTLLSEILDRYVATRTTTGTSTARQGAALDLTFAVTINPSEVEDVLPKLVAELNRIEGVQSVELVQR; this is encoded by the coding sequence ATGTCCGATTGGATTGCGACATCGGCGGCAGCAGGGATCGACCTCACCCCGTGGGAAATCGGTTTTCGTTTAGGGCTGGCGACGGTGGCGGGATTCGTTGTGGCAGCGATCGGCTACCTGTCGCATGGGCACCGAAAAAGCGACGCCCCCATGTTGCTGTCGACGCTGGTGTTGCTCACAGTCTTGATTGCGATGGTCACGATGGTCATCGGCAACAGCGTGGCGCGTGCGTTCGGCCTGGTCGGGGCGCTGTCGATCGTACGGTTTCGAACCGTCGTCGATGACACGCGTGATACCGCATTCGTCATTTTTGCCGTGATTGTGGGGATGGCGATCGGTGCCGGAACATACATGGTGCCGGTTGTCGGAATACCGCTGGTCGGCATCGCTGCAATTTTACTTGACCGCAGCCGATTGAATCGCCAGCAACAACGACACTCACACCAGTTGACGATTCGCTTGGGTGCCGGCCGTGATCCACTGACCTTGTTAAGCGAGATTCTCGATCGCTATGTCGCCACCAGAACGACGACTGGGACGAGTACTGCACGTCAAGGTGCCGCGCTGGATCTGACATTCGCTGTGACGATTAACCCGTCGGAAGTCGAAGACGTCCTGCCGAAGCTGGTGGCGGAATTGAATCGGATCGAAGGCGTTCAAAGCGTCGAATTGGTTCAACGCTGA
- a CDS encoding polyphosphate polymerase domain-containing protein, whose protein sequence is MISPTPACGKNSQAELLSIHAGGHLPRPTREMLISPSLCSAAGDSVQAFEMKFLLNEAQARRLEIDLRSFLIDDPHAESGPHPGQYRITTLYFDTPEFDVYHRQSGYVRRKFRLRRYGDSNDVFLERKAKQGLHVRKRRSPVPLHELDRLQRPEIESDWVGEWFHRRIQLRRLSPVLSLTYDRMALVGVYEGHPMRATFDRAIRSRPALDWQLNPVESGAEILTDHVIFELKYRDFLPDPFKALIHSHQLSPGKASKFRLGLEASQVITRREE, encoded by the coding sequence ATGATTTCGCCAACGCCCGCTTGTGGGAAGAATTCCCAGGCAGAACTGTTGTCGATTCATGCTGGAGGACACTTGCCGAGGCCGACTCGTGAGATGTTGATCTCCCCTTCCCTCTGTTCCGCTGCAGGAGATTCGGTTCAGGCATTCGAGATGAAATTCCTGCTCAACGAAGCGCAGGCGCGGCGATTGGAGATCGACCTGCGTTCATTTTTGATTGATGATCCACACGCGGAATCAGGGCCACATCCAGGTCAGTATCGAATTACAACTCTGTATTTCGATACTCCGGAGTTCGATGTCTATCATCGCCAGTCAGGTTATGTGCGGCGAAAGTTCCGGTTGCGGCGGTATGGTGATTCCAATGATGTCTTTCTTGAACGAAAGGCCAAGCAGGGATTGCATGTCCGCAAGCGTCGATCCCCTGTACCCTTACATGAGCTGGATCGCTTGCAGCGTCCAGAGATCGAATCGGACTGGGTTGGCGAGTGGTTTCATCGACGGATTCAATTGCGACGGCTATCACCTGTGTTGTCGTTGACCTATGACAGGATGGCCCTCGTCGGAGTCTATGAAGGACATCCGATGCGTGCGACATTCGATCGGGCAATCCGATCGCGACCTGCTTTGGATTGGCAGTTGAATCCCGTTGAAAGCGGTGCCGAAATTCTGACGGATCATGTCATCTTCGAGCTCAAATACCGTGACTTTCTTCCCGATCCGTTTAAGGCCCTGATTCACTCACATCAGCTTTCACCGGGAAAAGCCTCGAAGTTCCGACTGGGTCTCGAGGCGTCACAAGTCATCACGCGACGGGAAGAGTGA